One segment of Manihot esculenta cultivar AM560-2 chromosome 4, M.esculenta_v8, whole genome shotgun sequence DNA contains the following:
- the LOC110612918 gene encoding hexokinase-2 → MQKKVVLAVVCATAVAGAVTAAIVVKRKMRTGDKWAKAIEIVKDMEEKCATPIGKLKQIADAMVVEMHAGLASEGGSKLKMLISYVDNLPTGDENGLFYALDLGGTNFRVLRVQLGGKDGRLVNQEFAEVPIPPNLMTGTSEVLFDYIAAELAKFVAQEGEELRLPPGKMRELGFTFSFPVIQTSIASGTLVRWTKGFSIDDTVGQDVVMELTKAMERQGVHMHVSALVNDTVGTLAGGRYFHKDVIAAVILGTGTNAAYVESAQAIPKWHGALPESGEMVINMEWGNFRSSHLPLTDYDLALDVESLNAGEQIFEKVISGMYLGEIVRRVLLNMAEEAAFFGDTVPSKLKIPFILRTPDMSAMHHDTSSDLKVVGNKLKDILEIPNTSLKARRVVVELCNIVATRGARLAAAGILGILKKMGKDTVKEGDKNRTVIALDGGLYEHYSEYSKCMEDTLNELLGEEVSKSIEIVHSNDGSGIGAALLAASHSHYR, encoded by the exons ATGCAGAAGAAGGTGGTGTTGGCTGTAGTATGTGCTACCGCTGTGGCTGGGGCTGTTACGGCGGCCATCGTTGTCAAGCGAAAAATGAGGACGGGTGATAAGTGGGCCAAAGCAATAGAAATAGTCAAAGATATGGAGGAAAAATGTGCCACCCCTATTGGGAAGCTGAAGCAGATTGCTGATGCCATGGTTGTGGAGATGCATGCTGGTCTTGCCTCTGAAGGTGGAAGCAAGCTGAAGATGCTCATCAGCTATGTCGATAATTTGCCTACTGG TGATGAGAATGGATTGTTTTATGCATTGGATCTTGGTGGGACAAACTTCCGTGTATTGCGGGTGCAGCTTGGGGGGAAGGATGGCCGTCTTGTAAATCAAGAATTTGCAGAGGTGCCTATTCCTCCAAATCTGATGACTGGGACATCAGAA GTACTTTTTGATTATATTGCAGCAGAACTAGCTAAATTTGTTGCTCAAGAAGGTGAAGAGCTTCGACTTCCTCCTGGTAAAATGAGGGAATTGGGTTTCACCTTCTCGTTCCCTGTTATCCAAACATCCATTGCTTCTGGGACTCTTGTTAGGTGGACAAAAGGCTTCTCCATAGATGATACA GTTGGCCAAGATGTTGTGATGGAATTGACCAAAGCAATGGAAAGACAGGGTGTTCATATGCATGTATCAGCTCTG GTTAATGATACGGTGGGAACCCTAGCTGGAGGCAGATACTTCCACAAGGATGTTATTGCTGCTGTGATCTTAGGTACTGGGACAAATGCTGCTTACGTGGAATCTGCACAAGCAATACCAAAATGGCATGGTGCTCTTCCCGAATCTGGCGAGATG GTTATCAATATGGAGTGGGGTAACTTTAGGTCGTCACATCTTCCACTAACTGATTATGATCTTGCACTGGATGTTGAAAGTTTAAATGCTGGTGAACAG ATCTTTGAGAAGGTAATTTCTGGTATGTACCTGGGGGAAATTGTGCGCAGAGTTCTTCTAAATATGGCTGAAGAAGCTGCATTTTTTGGTGACACTGTTCCCTCAAAACTTAAAATTCCTTTCATATTGAG AACACCTGATATGTCAGCAATGCATCATGATACATCTTCTGATCTTAAAGTGGTGGGGAATAAATTGAAGGATATTCTAGAG ATCCCTAACACCTCGTTGAAAGCAAGAAGAGTTGTCGTTGAGCTTTGCAACATTGTTGCCACCCGTGGAGCTCGACTGGCAGCAGCCGGAATTTTAGGTATCCTGAAGAAAATGGGGAAGGATACAGTCAAAGAAGGGGATAAAAATAGGACAGTAATAGCCTTGGATGGTGGATTGTATGAGCATTATAGTGAATATAGCAAGTGCATGGAGGATACTCTGAATGAATTGCTTGGAGAAGAAGTGTCGAAAAGCATTGAGATTGTGCACTCAAATGATGGATCTGGCATTGGAGCTGCTCTCCTTGCTGCCTCGCATTCGCATTATCGTTAA
- the LOC110613774 gene encoding auxin-responsive protein IAA18 isoform X3 — MEGCSNNGEACPQLLDLIPREREWLVKRADERSSEEKKLELRLGPPGEEWFFGENASKDAKNRERDESPFSLGYFSNGNQQIHKFSSPENLQPGSVWFNQQLSQQAKATASFLQFPSKTVTTPQGLPAMAKESSQPCCTKVAVDLQQSAEKKAFSQPAPANTAVLNSSQKSRTAPGPVVGWPPIRSFRKNLASSSFLKPAIDSQNESPNKKVASEKPVETCKKGMFVKINMDGVPIGRKVDLKAYDSYEKLSTAVDELFRGLLAAQRDSSAAGGIMNEQDEEKAITGVLDGSGEYTLVYEDNEGDRMLVGDVPWHWKQQAKQSSHEMRRMNFAVKMILF; from the exons ATGGAGGGTTGTTCAAATAATGGTGAGGCATGTCCTCAGTTGCTGGATTTGATTCCAAGAGAAAGAGAATGGCTAGTTAAAAGAGCTGATGAAAGGTCCTCAGAGGAGAAGAAGCTTGAACTAAGGCTTGGTCCACCTGGTGAAGAATGGTTTTTTGGCGAGAATGCTTCCAAAGACGCAAAAAATAGAGAAAGAGACGAGTCTCCTTTCTCTCTTGGATACTTCTCCAATGGAAACCAACAAATCCACAAGTTTTCTTCACCTGAGAATCTACAGCCTGGTTCTGTATGGTTCAATCAACAACTATCACAACAAGCAAAGGCCACTGCTTCATTTCTCCAGTTTCCATCAAAAACAGTAACAACACCGCAGGGCCTGCCTGCAATGGCGAAGGAATCCTCACAGCCCTGTTGCACTAAAGTGGCAGTAGACTTGCAGCAGAGTGCAGAAAAGAAGGCGTTTTCACAGCCAGCTCCTGCAAATACAGCTGTGCTCAACAGTTCTCAGAAAAG CAGAACTGCTCCTGGTCCAGTTGTGGGATGGCCTCCAATTCGTTCATTCAGGAAAAATCTTGCAAGCAGCAGCTTTTTAAAACCTGCTATTGACTCACAAAATGAAAGCCCAAACAAGAAGGTTGCTAGTGAAAAACCAGTTGAAACTTGCAAAAAAGGAATGTTTGTGAAGATCAATATGGATGGTGTCCCCATTGGAAGGAAGGTAGATCTCAAAGCTTATGACAGCTATGAGAAATTGTCCACTGCTGTTGATGAACTCTTCAGAGGCCTCCTTGCAG CTCAAAGAGATTCCTCTGCTGCTGGTGGAATCATGAACGAGCAAGATGAAGAGAAAGCAATTACAGGTGTATTGGATGGAAGTGGGGAATATACTCTTGTTTATGAAGATAATGAAGGAGACAGGATGCTTGTTGGGGATGTCCCATGGCA TTGGAAGCAACAAGCAAAGCAAAGTAGCCATGAAATGAGAAGGATGAATTTTGCTGTGAAGATGATTCTCTTTTGA
- the LOC110612804 gene encoding nuclear poly(A) polymerase 4, with amino-acid sequence MVSSEGLSSSPSPKQYGVTKPISMSGPTEADVHRSRELEKFLSDSGLYESQEEAAKRESVLGRIGQIVKDWVKQLTRLRGYTDQMVEDANAVIFTFGSYRLGVHGPGADIDTLCVGPSYVNREEDFFFVLHNILLEMEEVTELQPVPDAHVPVMKFKFDGISVDLLYASISLLVLPDDLDISDVSVLYDVDEPTVRSLNGCRVADQILKLVPNVEHFRTTLRCLKFWAKRRGVYSNVTGFLGGVNWALLVARVCQLYPNAIPSMLVSRFFRVFTQWRWPNPVMLCPIEEDELGFSVWDPRINPRDRTHLMPIITPAYPCMNSSYNVSTSTLRVMMEQFQYGNKICEDIELNKAQWSTLFEPYLFFESYKNYLQVDIVAADVDDLRSWKGWVESRLRQLTLMIERDTFGKLQCHPYAHEYVDTSKPCAHCAFFMGLQRKQGEVIQEGQQFDIRGTVDEFRHSINMYMFWKPGMEIYVYHVRRKQIPSYVFPDGYRRPRHPRVTAHQQSDKPCCEDGGVCHIGSGERCLKRKKDPDEVDLKNDRLEKRCSISPQRRDSISPDIISHKFGGTSPACLAFTEGNEMCEVDKKRFCSDNVEGGCTSNSSAITSLSSEVGSCEDNGNESVAGSSEGNNGSADGSVEGSNNLGYSQSDSGDAYSSPDSVCHLENVCTDGSELFQDRLQEELEPSAAVGMLLKTVGRGDEAALQKTVLSRLSLTSTS; translated from the exons ATGGTGAGTTCGGAGGGATTGAGTTCTTCCCCGTCGCCGAAGCAGTATGGTGTTACGAAACCGATATCGATGTCGGGGCCAACTGAAGCTGATGTACATAGAAGCCGCGAATTGGAGAAG TTCTTGAGTGATTCTGGGCTTTATGAGAGCCAAGAGGAAGCTGCAAAGAGGGAGAGTGTTCTGGGTCGAATTGGGCAG ATTGTAAAAGATTGGGTGAAGCAGCTTACTCGCTTGAGGGGGTACACAGATCAAATGGTGGAGGATGCTAAcgctgtcattttcacttttggCTCTTACCGTCTCGGG GTACATGGTCCTGGTGCTGACATTGACACATTATGTGTTGGGCCATCTTATGTCAATAGAGAG GAGGACTTCTTCTTTGTATTGCATAACATTTTGTTGGAAATGGAAGAAGTTACGGAGCTGCAACCAGTTCCTGATGCTCATGTCCCCGTGATGAAATTCAAGTTTGATGGAATATCAGTTGATCTTCTTTATGCCAGTATTTCTCTGTTGGTTTTACCAGAT GACCTGGACATCTCGGATGTTTCTGTTCTCTATGATGTTGATGAGCCTACTGTTCGAAGTCTCAATGGCTGCAGGGTTGCTGATCAAATTCTTAAGCTTGTTCCTAATGTTGAG caTTTTCGCACAACACTACGGTGTTTGAAGTTTTGGGCTAAAAGACGAGGCGTTTATTCCAAT GTGACTGGGTTTCTTGGTGGTGTAAACTGGGCTCTCCTTGTTGCTCGAGTGTGCCAACTTTATCCTAATGCAATTCCCAGTATGCTTGTGTCTAGATTTTTCAGGGTATTTACACAATGGCGCTGGCCAAACCCTGTCATGCTGTGCCCAATTGAAGAGGATGAACTTGGATTTTCTGTTTGGGATCCTCGTATAAATCCACGTGACCGAACTCATCTTATGCCAATAATAACACCTGCCTATCCATGCATGAATTCTAGCTACAATGTATCAACAAGTACACTACGGGTCATGATGGAGCAATTCCAGTATGGTAACAAGATCTGTGAG GATATTGAGCTGAATAAAGCCCAATGGAGTACTCTGTTTGAGCCATACTTGTTCTTTGAAAGCTACAAAAACTATCTACAAGTTGATATAGTTGCAGCTGATGTTGATGACTTGCGATCTTGGAAAGGCTGGGTCGAATCCCGGTTAAGGCAATTGACTCTTATG ATTGAGCGAGACACATTTGGGAAGTTGCAGTGTCATCCATATGCTCATGAGTATGTGGACACCTCCAAGCCGTGTGCCCATTGTGCTTTTTTTATGGGCTTGCAGAGGAAACAAGGGGAGGTAATTCAGGAAGGGCAGCAGTTTGATATCCGAGGGACTGTAGATGAATTTAGGCATTCCATAAACATGTATATGTTTTGGAAACCGGGAATGGAAATTTATGTCTATCATGTTCGTAGGAAGCAGATCCCTTCGTATGTTTTTCCAGATGGTTATAGGCGTCCTCGGCATCCTAGGGTCACAGCACATCAACAGTCTGATAAGCCATGCTGTGAAGATGGTGGTGTGTGTCACATTGGCTCTGGAGAGAGATGCCTTAAGAGGAAAAAGGATCCGGATGAAGTGGATTTGAAAAATGATAGGTTAGAGAAACGATGTTCTATTAGTCCTCAGAGGCGGGATTCAATTTCTCCTGATATTATCAGTCACAAGTTTGGTGGCACATCTCCTGCATGCTTGGCCTTTACTGAAGGAAATGAAATGTGTGAAGTTGATAAAAAGAGATTTTGCTCTGACAATGTTGAGGGGGGATGTACATCAAATTCCAGTGCGATCACCTCCCTTTCAAGCGAGGTTGGCTCGTGTGAGGATAATGGAAATGAATCAGTAGCAGGCAGCAGTGAGGGAAACAATGGAAGCGCTGATGGGAGTGTTGAAGGAAGTAATAACCTGGGGTATTCTCAAAGTGATTCTGGTGATGCATATTCATCTCCAGATTCAGTATGTCATTTGGAAAATGTGTGCACAGATGGCAGTGAACTATTTCAAGATAGATTGCAGGAAGAGCTTGag CCAAGTGCTGCTGTTGGGATGTTGCTAAAAACGGTGGGCCGAGGTGATGAGGCAGCTTTGCAGAAAACAGTCTTAAG CAGGTTAAGCTTAACATCAACGTCATGA
- the LOC110613774 gene encoding auxin-responsive protein IAA18 isoform X2 has product MEGCSNNGEACPQLLDLIPREREWLVKRADERSSEEKKLELRLGPPGEEWFFGENASKDAKNRERDESPFSLGYFSNGNQQIHKFSSPENLQPGSVWFNQQLSQQAKATASFLQFPSKTVTTPQGLPAMAKESSQPCCTKVAVDLQQSAEKKAFSQPAPANTAVLNSSQKRTAPGPVVGWPPIRSFRKNLASSSFLKPAIDSQNESPNKKVASEKPVETCKKGMFVKINMDGVPIGRKVDLKAYDSYEKLSTAVDELFRGLLAAQRDSSAAGGIMNEQDEEKAITGVLDGSGEYTLVYEDNEGDRMLVGDVPWHMFLSTVKRLRVLKSSEVSELSLGSNKQSKVAMK; this is encoded by the exons ATGGAGGGTTGTTCAAATAATGGTGAGGCATGTCCTCAGTTGCTGGATTTGATTCCAAGAGAAAGAGAATGGCTAGTTAAAAGAGCTGATGAAAGGTCCTCAGAGGAGAAGAAGCTTGAACTAAGGCTTGGTCCACCTGGTGAAGAATGGTTTTTTGGCGAGAATGCTTCCAAAGACGCAAAAAATAGAGAAAGAGACGAGTCTCCTTTCTCTCTTGGATACTTCTCCAATGGAAACCAACAAATCCACAAGTTTTCTTCACCTGAGAATCTACAGCCTGGTTCTGTATGGTTCAATCAACAACTATCACAACAAGCAAAGGCCACTGCTTCATTTCTCCAGTTTCCATCAAAAACAGTAACAACACCGCAGGGCCTGCCTGCAATGGCGAAGGAATCCTCACAGCCCTGTTGCACTAAAGTGGCAGTAGACTTGCAGCAGAGTGCAGAAAAGAAGGCGTTTTCACAGCCAGCTCCTGCAAATACAGCTGTGCTCAACAGTTCTCAGAAAAG AACTGCTCCTGGTCCAGTTGTGGGATGGCCTCCAATTCGTTCATTCAGGAAAAATCTTGCAAGCAGCAGCTTTTTAAAACCTGCTATTGACTCACAAAATGAAAGCCCAAACAAGAAGGTTGCTAGTGAAAAACCAGTTGAAACTTGCAAAAAAGGAATGTTTGTGAAGATCAATATGGATGGTGTCCCCATTGGAAGGAAGGTAGATCTCAAAGCTTATGACAGCTATGAGAAATTGTCCACTGCTGTTGATGAACTCTTCAGAGGCCTCCTTGCAG CTCAAAGAGATTCCTCTGCTGCTGGTGGAATCATGAACGAGCAAGATGAAGAGAAAGCAATTACAGGTGTATTGGATGGAAGTGGGGAATATACTCTTGTTTATGAAGATAATGAAGGAGACAGGATGCTTGTTGGGGATGTCCCATGGCA CATGTTTTTGTCAACGGTGAAGAGGCTTCGTGTGCTGAAGAGCTCTGAAGTTTCTGAGCTAAGCC TTGGAAGCAACAAGCAAAGCAAAGTAGCCATGAAATGA
- the LOC110613774 gene encoding auxin-responsive protein IAA26 isoform X1 has product MEGCSNNGEACPQLLDLIPREREWLVKRADERSSEEKKLELRLGPPGEEWFFGENASKDAKNRERDESPFSLGYFSNGNQQIHKFSSPENLQPGSVWFNQQLSQQAKATASFLQFPSKTVTTPQGLPAMAKESSQPCCTKVAVDLQQSAEKKAFSQPAPANTAVLNSSQKSRTAPGPVVGWPPIRSFRKNLASSSFLKPAIDSQNESPNKKVASEKPVETCKKGMFVKINMDGVPIGRKVDLKAYDSYEKLSTAVDELFRGLLAAQRDSSAAGGIMNEQDEEKAITGVLDGSGEYTLVYEDNEGDRMLVGDVPWHMFLSTVKRLRVLKSSEVSELSLGSNKQSKVAMK; this is encoded by the exons ATGGAGGGTTGTTCAAATAATGGTGAGGCATGTCCTCAGTTGCTGGATTTGATTCCAAGAGAAAGAGAATGGCTAGTTAAAAGAGCTGATGAAAGGTCCTCAGAGGAGAAGAAGCTTGAACTAAGGCTTGGTCCACCTGGTGAAGAATGGTTTTTTGGCGAGAATGCTTCCAAAGACGCAAAAAATAGAGAAAGAGACGAGTCTCCTTTCTCTCTTGGATACTTCTCCAATGGAAACCAACAAATCCACAAGTTTTCTTCACCTGAGAATCTACAGCCTGGTTCTGTATGGTTCAATCAACAACTATCACAACAAGCAAAGGCCACTGCTTCATTTCTCCAGTTTCCATCAAAAACAGTAACAACACCGCAGGGCCTGCCTGCAATGGCGAAGGAATCCTCACAGCCCTGTTGCACTAAAGTGGCAGTAGACTTGCAGCAGAGTGCAGAAAAGAAGGCGTTTTCACAGCCAGCTCCTGCAAATACAGCTGTGCTCAACAGTTCTCAGAAAAG CAGAACTGCTCCTGGTCCAGTTGTGGGATGGCCTCCAATTCGTTCATTCAGGAAAAATCTTGCAAGCAGCAGCTTTTTAAAACCTGCTATTGACTCACAAAATGAAAGCCCAAACAAGAAGGTTGCTAGTGAAAAACCAGTTGAAACTTGCAAAAAAGGAATGTTTGTGAAGATCAATATGGATGGTGTCCCCATTGGAAGGAAGGTAGATCTCAAAGCTTATGACAGCTATGAGAAATTGTCCACTGCTGTTGATGAACTCTTCAGAGGCCTCCTTGCAG CTCAAAGAGATTCCTCTGCTGCTGGTGGAATCATGAACGAGCAAGATGAAGAGAAAGCAATTACAGGTGTATTGGATGGAAGTGGGGAATATACTCTTGTTTATGAAGATAATGAAGGAGACAGGATGCTTGTTGGGGATGTCCCATGGCA CATGTTTTTGTCAACGGTGAAGAGGCTTCGTGTGCTGAAGAGCTCTGAAGTTTCTGAGCTAAGCC TTGGAAGCAACAAGCAAAGCAAAGTAGCCATGAAATGA
- the LOC110612805 gene encoding protein IQ-domain 26: MGKATRWLKGLLGMKKDKEKERENGGETSSPISSERRDKKRWSFGKSGRDNTVIPQIPENLQGKDAAWIRSYFAETEREQNKHAIAVAAATAAAADAAVAAAQAAVAVVRLTSHGRGTLFGGGRERWAATKIQTVFRGYLARKALRALKGLVKIQALVRGYLVRKRADATLHSMEALIRAQTAVRSQRARRSVNKENRFQPENRPRKSIERFDDTRSEFHSKRLSTSYEMNVFDESPKIVEIDTYKPRSRSRRFTAALSECDEEFHYQAISSPLPCPISARITPESKTQQDFDWYFNGEECRFSTAQSTPRFANSVRSNALATPAKSVCGDSYFRPYSNFPNYMANTQSFKAKLRSHSAPKQRPEPGQKKRLSLNEIMAARNSISSVRMQRSCSKVDESLGF, encoded by the exons ATGGGTAAAGCTACAAGGTGGCTAAAGGGCTTGTTGGGTATGAAgaaagataaagagaaagaaagagaaaatggcGGTGAAACTTCAAGTCCAATTTCAAGCGAAAGGAGAGATAAAAAAAGATGGAGTTTTGGCAAATCAGGAAGGGATAACACAGTGATCCCACAAATTCCCGAGAATCTTCAAGGGAAAGATGCTGCCTGGATCAGATCCTACTTTGCTGAGACAGAAAGAGAGCAGAACAAGCACGCAATAGCGGTGGCTGCTGCCACGGCTGCAGCAGCCGATGCCGCAGTGGCTGCAGCACAGGCTGCGGTTGCGGTAGTGAGGCTGACCAGCCATGGCAGAGGAACATTGTTTGGTGGAGGGAGGGAAAGGTGGGCTGCAACTAAAATTCAAACTGTTTTCAGAGGCTATTTG GCTCGAAAAGCTCTTCGAGCATTGAAAGGGCTGGTTAAGATACAGGCACTTGTTAGAGGTTACCTTGTACGAAAGCGGGCTGATGCTACTCTTCACAGTATGGAAGCTCTTATAAGAGCTCAAACTGCTGTTCGATCCCAACGTGCTCGTCGTTCTGTAAACAAAGAGAACAGATTTCAACCTGAAAATCGACCGCGAAAATCGATT GAAAGATTTGATGATACAAGAAGTGAATTCCATAGCAAGAGGCTGTCTACATCTTATGAAATGAATGTGTTCGACGAAAGTCCAAAAATAGTTGAAATCGACACTTACAAGCCAAGATCAAGATCTCGAAGATTCACTGCTGCATTATCAGAATGTGATGAAGAATTCCATTACCAAGCAATCTCATCACCGCTTCCATGTCCAATTTCAGCTCGAATCACACCCGAAAGCAAAACTCAACAAGATTTTGATTGGTACTTCAATGGTGAGGAATGTAGGTTCTCCACAGCCCAAAGCACTCCAAGGTTCGCAAACTCTGTCCGATCAAACGCCCTTGCTACACCAGCCAAGAGTGTCTGCGGAGACAGCTACTTCAGGCCTTATTCAAACTTCCCCAATTATATGGCAAACACACAATCCTTTAAGGCCAAATTGAGGTCACACAGTGCTCCGAAGCAGCGACCGGAGCCAGGGCAAAAGAAGAGGCTTTCGCTGAATGAAATAATGGCAGCAAGGAATAGCATAAGCAGTGTCAGAATGCAGAGGTCATGTTCCAAAGTTGATGAAAGTTTAGGTTTTTGA